From the genome of Haloterrigena sp. KLK7, one region includes:
- a CDS encoding ribbon-helix-helix domain-containing protein — MPKVEITIPEHLEMQIAQMVERGEFVNREEAIEDLLSTGIKAYKTSGPMDEEEGTSGGTGLEDDGMMGHDDEYVF, encoded by the coding sequence ATGCCGAAAGTAGAGATCACCATCCCGGAACACCTCGAGATGCAGATCGCCCAGATGGTCGAGCGCGGCGAGTTCGTCAACCGCGAGGAGGCGATCGAAGACCTCCTCTCGACGGGGATCAAGGCCTACAAGACCAGCGGACCGATGGACGAGGAAGAGGGGACGAGCGGTGGAACCGGCCTCGAAGACGACGGAATGATGGGCCACGACGACGAGTACGTCTTCTAA